The following are encoded together in the Xanthobacter autotrophicus Py2 genome:
- a CDS encoding beta-ketoadipate pathway transcriptional regulator, PcaR/PcaU/PobR family (TIGRFAM: beta-ketoadipate pathway transcriptional regulators, PcaR/PcaU/PobR family~PFAM: regulatory protein IclR; Transcriptional regulator IclR~KEGG: reu:Reut_B5569 regulatory protein, IclR), whose amino-acid sequence MTKVQASEDKDYVQSLVRGLEVIRTFSRYKPRMTLTEVAEQTGMTRATARRFLLTLVREEYAETDGKYFALRPKVLDLGFAYLSSLPIWEVAQPIMRDVVNALHESCSLAVLDGLDIVYVARVPTERVMTIGLSIGSRLPAYCSSMGRTLLAGLPPAELAAYYDRVKIERRTERTVANMVALKDAIETSRRQGWTLVDQELEMGLRSIAAPVKNRRSEVLAALNVSTHEGRTSIETIKTRFLPVLLDAAQRISAALPQ is encoded by the coding sequence ATGACCAAGGTGCAGGCGAGCGAGGACAAGGACTATGTGCAGTCCCTGGTGCGCGGGCTGGAGGTGATCCGCACCTTCAGCCGCTACAAGCCGCGCATGACCCTGACCGAGGTGGCCGAGCAGACCGGAATGACCCGTGCCACCGCGCGCCGTTTCCTGCTCACCCTGGTGCGGGAGGAATATGCCGAGACCGACGGCAAGTATTTCGCCCTGCGTCCCAAAGTATTGGACCTCGGCTTCGCCTATCTCTCCTCGCTGCCGATCTGGGAGGTGGCCCAACCCATCATGCGCGACGTGGTGAATGCGCTGCACGAATCCTGCTCGCTGGCGGTGCTGGACGGCCTCGACATCGTCTATGTGGCGCGGGTGCCCACCGAGCGGGTGATGACCATCGGCCTGTCCATCGGCTCGCGCCTGCCGGCCTATTGCAGTTCCATGGGCCGCACCCTGCTGGCCGGCCTGCCACCGGCGGAGCTGGCGGCCTATTACGACCGGGTGAAGATCGAGCGGCGCACCGAGCGCACGGTGGCCAACATGGTGGCCCTGAAGGACGCCATCGAGACCTCCCGCCGGCAGGGCTGGACCCTGGTGGACCAGGAGCTGGAAATGGGCCTGCGCTCCATCGCGGCGCCGGTGAAGAACCGCCGCTCGGAGGTGCTGGCCGCGCTCAATGTCAGCACCCACGAGGGGCGCACCTCCATCGAGACCATCAAGACGCGCTTTCTGCCGGTGCTGCTGGATGCCGCCCAGCGCATCTCGGCCGCGCTACCGCAATAG